A single bacterium DNA region contains:
- the carA gene encoding glutamine-hydrolyzing carbamoyl-phosphate synthase small subunit, with translation MDKHLADALLLLEDGSLFEGRAVSPGTRFGEVVFNTSMTGYQEILTDPSYRAQIVVMTLPHVGNYGMAEAVAESSRPWVEGFVARRFTETASSHGSEEGLIPYLRRNRIPAVDRLDTRAVVRRIRRHGALRGVITTERSDVAALTDELRSFPTMAGRALVHEVTCSEVHRVEPSAGIGRRWHLGVFDFGVKANILRALADRGALLTVFPASTTAEEVVAAGVDGVVLSNGPGDPEPLAEIVAEIRKLMDTGLPVFGICLGHQLLGLAVGGRTFKLKFGHHGANQSVKDLDTGRVLITSQNHGFAVDPESLPANCRVNQVNLNDGTVEAFAVEDRAVLSAQYHPEAAPGPHDAADLFDRFLRGISRTGGAGDSTPVGSA, from the coding sequence TTGGACAAGCATCTCGCCGACGCCCTACTGCTTCTGGAGGACGGCTCGCTGTTCGAGGGTCGGGCGGTCTCGCCGGGGACGCGTTTCGGCGAGGTGGTTTTCAACACCTCGATGACCGGTTACCAGGAGATCCTCACCGATCCGTCGTACCGCGCGCAGATCGTAGTCATGACCCTGCCGCATGTCGGCAACTACGGAATGGCCGAAGCGGTAGCCGAGTCGAGCCGGCCATGGGTGGAAGGCTTCGTGGCCCGACGATTCACCGAGACGGCATCCAGTCACGGCAGCGAGGAAGGGCTCATCCCCTACCTCAGGCGGAACCGGATCCCGGCGGTCGATCGCTTGGATACCCGCGCCGTGGTTCGTCGAATCCGCCGGCACGGCGCTTTGCGCGGGGTCATCACGACCGAACGGTCGGACGTGGCGGCATTGACCGACGAGCTGCGCTCGTTTCCGACCATGGCTGGAAGGGCACTGGTTCACGAAGTGACCTGCAGCGAGGTGCACAGGGTCGAGCCGTCGGCCGGAATCGGCAGGCGCTGGCATCTCGGAGTGTTTGATTTCGGCGTCAAAGCCAACATCCTGCGTGCGCTGGCCGACCGGGGAGCGCTGTTGACCGTGTTTCCGGCTTCGACCACAGCGGAAGAAGTCGTGGCCGCAGGAGTCGACGGAGTCGTGCTCTCGAACGGTCCCGGCGACCCCGAGCCACTGGCCGAGATCGTGGCCGAGATTCGGAAGCTGATGGATACCGGCTTGCCGGTGTTCGGGATCTGCCTGGGACACCAGCTTCTGGGTCTCGCGGTGGGTGGCAGGACCTTCAAGCTCAAGTTCGGGCACCACGGTGCGAACCAGTCGGTCAAGGACCTGGACACGGGGCGGGTCTTGATCACCAGTCAGAACCACGGATTTGCCGTGGACCCGGAGTCGCTGCCCGCCAACTGCCGGGTCAACCAGGTGAATTTGAACGACGGCACCGTCGAGGCCTTTGCGGTCGAGGACCGTGCGGTACTGTCGGCGCAATACCATCCGGAAGCCGCTCCTGGGCCCCACGACGCCGCCGACCTGTTCGATCGCTTCCTCCGCGGCATCAGCAGAACCGGCGGCGCCGGCGACTCGACGCCGGTCGGTTCGGCATGA